Below is a genomic region from Macaca thibetana thibetana isolate TM-01 chromosome 1, ASM2454274v1, whole genome shotgun sequence.
TTTAGTAATTTTGAGACCATGTATGGTGATGCTTTGTTGTTGGTAGCTTGGCAGAAAGGCACATGATTTCAGCAGTCTGGAATGCAATTCAGTGTGTCTGGGCCCAACGAAAGCGCATACGGAAAAGTGATTCCTGACTAACTTATTGTTCTGGTCTAGAGTCTCCGGGGAATTGTAGGGAACTTTACCATAAATTGAATTTAACAGCAGAAAATATGTATGAGTTTCAGGCGGTGGTTTGGAATCTTAACTTTATCCCCTTCTACCTTTCTCTTTTGGTGATCTTTGCAGCTCAGTCAGAGGGCAGACCCTGTGAATATAACTCCAGAATCTACCAAAACGGGGAAAGTTTCCAGCCCAACTGTAAACATCAGTGCACATGTATTGATGGCGCCGTGGGCTGCATTCCTCTGTGTCCCCAAGAACTGTCTCTCCCCAACTTGGGCTGTCCCAACCCCCGGCTGGTCAAAGTTACCGGACAGTGCTGCGAGGAGTGGGTCTGTGACGAGGATAGTGTCAAGGACCCCATGGACGACCAGGACGGCCTCCTTGGCAAGGAGCTGGGATTCGATGCCTCCGAGGTGGAGTTGACGAGAAACAATGAATTGATTGCAGTTGGAAAAGGCAGCTCACTGAAGCGGCTCCCTGGTAAGTGGAGACTGAGCCCTTCAGACACTGTACTGAGATGCATTTTTGGTCTGAAGCTTTGTAGAAATGAGTACTTGAGCCTGTTTGTGTGGCTATGCCTCTGAGAAGTCTTCCCTcttatttctctctccagtttttggAATGGAGCCTCGCATCCTATACAACCCTTTACATGGCCAGAAATGTATTGTTCAAACAACTTCATGGTCCCAGTGCTCAAAGACCTGTGGAACTGGTATCTCCACACGAGTTACCAATGACAACCCCGAGTGCCGCCTTGTGAAAGAAACTCGGATTTGTGAGGTGCGGCCTTGTGGACAGCCAGTGTACAGCAGCCTGAAAGTAAGTTCCTTCAGGGATGTGTAGACTGTTGCCTGGCAGGGGGGTGGGATGTGAATCTCTttttgaagaaagagaaatatcacCCCtaacttttcttctctcctgtctCTTACAGAAGGGCAAGAAATGCAGCAAGACCAAGAAATCCCCCGAACCAGTTAGGTTTACTTACGCTGGATGTTCGAGTGTGAAGAAATACCGGCCGAAGTACTGCGGTTCCTGCGTGGACGGCCGATGCTGCACGCCCCAGCTGACCAGGACTGTGAAGATGCGGTTCCGCTGCGAAGATGGGGAGACATTTTCCAAGAACGTCATGATGATCCAGTCCTGCAAATGCAACTACAACTGCCCGCATGCCAATGAAGCAGCATTTCCCTTCTACAGGCTGTTCAATGACATTCACAAATTTAGGGACTAAATGCTACCTGGGTTTCCAGGGCACACCTAGACAAACAAGGGAGAAGAGTGTCAGAATCAGAATCATGGAGAAAATGGGTGGGGGCGGTGTGGGTGATGGGACTCATTGTAGAAGGGATTCCTTGCTCATTCTTGAGGAGCATTAAGGTATTTCGAAACTGCCAAGGGTGCTGGTGCAGATGGACACTAATGCAGCCACGATTGGAGAATACTTTGCTTCATAGTATTGGAGCACATGTTACTGCTTCATTTTGGAGCTTGTGGTGTTGatgactttctgttttctgtttgtaaattATTTGCTAAGCATATTTTCTCTaggcttttttccttttggggTTCTACAGTCGTAAAAGAGATAATAAGATTAGTTGGACAGTTTAAAGCTTTTATTCGTCCTTTGACAAAAGTAAATGGGAGGGCATTCCATTCCTTCCTGAAGGGGGACACTCCATGAGTGTCTGTGAGAGGCAGCTATCTGCACTCTAAACTGCAAACAGAAATCAGGTGTTTTAAGactgaatgtttttatttatcaaaatgtaGCTTTTGGGAGGGAGGGGAAATGTAATACTGGAATAATTTGTAAAtgagtttaattttatattcagtgaaaagattttatttatgaaattaaccatttaataaagaaatatttacctAATATCTGAGTGTATGCCATTCAGTATTTTTAGAGGTGCTCCAAAGTCACTGGGAACAACCTAGCTCAAGTACTCAATTATTCAAACAGGACTTatagggatacagcagtgaattaagctattaaaataagataatgatTGCTTTTATATCTTCAGTAAAGTCTTTgcatataatgtttaaaaaacatgtattgaACATGACCTTGTATGAAGCACAAGAAAGATTCTGAAGCTAAATTTGTAATTTAAGAAAACAGCGCTGTATTTTCATCAGAATGTAAAGCCTAAGGGTCTCCATCACTCTGCGCGATGGccataataatttattattttcatcaccAGGTTAGTGGGCATGTCACTTTAGTAGAGAAACCCTTTAATGAAAAGGGGTAGTCCATAACTCAGGCAGCCCACATCCAGATCCATGGGCAAGATTGAATATAATTAATGTATTCTAAAGACTTGCTTGTTTGTAGCTTTATATTTTCCCAATACCTTTCCTAAAAATTAGGAGAACTACTTAGAAATTTACCCTTGGCTGTTATCAGGAAAAATCTGAGTCTATAGGGGTCAGTTTGTTTTCACTAAATGAGCTTGAAGCATGACTTGTGTTAATCCTAATAAGCCGGTGATTAGGTAAACATGCTGTTAAATGCAAAGGAATGCAAGGAATTTCAAGTACTTTTCCAATAGCGTGAGGGCCAAGCTACCCCATCCCCCGTTCCTTTTTATAATATAAGTTATATTGATGGGGGAAGGAGCAGTTATGTAGAGTTGGCTATTCAGAAGGTCAAAGGTCCACAGCATTCCTGAAAGAAAGGGTCCCAAATCATAGGTCTAAGAGAGGTTGAGAAGGTTGTGTCAAGGTTTGTGAAAATGTTGGTAGCCTGTTTCAGAAGCATCTTCATCTTTAGAAAGTACTGACAATAAACCTTTTACAGGGAGAAGTTTTCTTTTCATCATCAGTGTTGGCTCCTGTTCAAATCTATAGTGAAATGTTTCAGTCCGCACTTAGTTAAGAGAGTACTTGAATTTTTAGGCAGAAGAGAAAGTGCTTTTAAAAGGAATGGAGGGGGACAGCTGGGATCCTGAAGGGATTTTTCCAAGTAGATTAAATAATATCATTACTTTAATGAAGACCCACAGACAAATACTGCCTAAGCAATGGTTTTTAAGCCTTATGGAAATGCATAAAGGTTAATATAAATGCACTAGTAAAATCTATGGCCAAAAGCCTTCACTTCTGATTTTGACTTGCCTGAAATATTACAGCTTGTGCCTTCTGAATAGTCAGTTTTTCTTGCCTGAGGCATTCAAATGTTAAGGTATTTGAGAATTTAAACACCACCTGGCCCAGTCGTGGATGCAGTTAAACTTGTCAGTGCAATGTAACATGTGAAACATAATAAAGGTGTGAGGTTTTTGTGGTGCAATCTTGTTGAACAGACATCTAAATCCATAGGCAAGATTTACACATTCCCAAGCATCAACCCTGAAGTATTGCCCTCCAACACTGGAGTCCAACAAATCGCTTCTTATGTGGAGATCAAGGAGCAATATTTTATAGATCCTTTCAGTGTGCAGGGAAGTACTATTTGTCCAAATAAGCTCAAATGTGAAACTGAACCTAGTATGGGAAAACACTGAATCTTTGGGTTATTAATCTCATCCTAGTAAATACAATGAGGGTTATTGAAAGTaccaattccatttacaataggtGTGTTTAGTTAATAAAGAAGATGAATACAAgcaaattttgtcttttgtttagctataggaaaaaactgaagaaattaaaagtagtggagaataaaattatgatatttaGAACATGTAAGTTTTACCTACATCCAGAAAGGAGCTCTGCCCACTTTAAATATTGAGAAAACAAACCACAAATTATGCATCCGCATACATGAAATAGAggttacatatagaaatattcattataatatatatgtaccttCCCATGCACAGTAAAGACTTTGGgttgttcttgctttttttttttttttttttttttgagacggagtctcgctctgtcgcccaggctggagtgcagtggccggatctcagctcactgcaagctccgcctcccgggttcacgccattctccggcctcagcctcccgagtagctgggactacaggcgcccgccacctcgcccggctagtttttttttgtatttcttaatagagacgggggtttcaccgtgttagccaggatggtttcgatctcctgacctcgtgatccgcccgtctcggcctcccaaagtgctgggattacaggcttgagccaccgcgcctggcctgttcttGCTTTTCAATCCAAAAGATCCCGGTGGTCTTGAgctgttttttggtagagattttaGAACTGAAAGAGTGATCTCAGAATCTTAAGCATTCCatgaattttaagaaatactCTATGGGACATTAAGCAGCACA
It encodes:
- the CCN1 gene encoding CCN family member 1, whose translation is MSSRIARALAFAVTLLHLTRLALSTCPAACHCPLEAPKCAPGVGLVRDGCGCCKVCAKQLNEDCSKTQPCDHTKGLECNFGASSTALKGICRAQSEGRPCEYNSRIYQNGESFQPNCKHQCTCIDGAVGCIPLCPQELSLPNLGCPNPRLVKVTGQCCEEWVCDEDSVKDPMDDQDGLLGKELGFDASEVELTRNNELIAVGKGSSLKRLPVFGMEPRILYNPLHGQKCIVQTTSWSQCSKTCGTGISTRVTNDNPECRLVKETRICEVRPCGQPVYSSLKKGKKCSKTKKSPEPVRFTYAGCSSVKKYRPKYCGSCVDGRCCTPQLTRTVKMRFRCEDGETFSKNVMMIQSCKCNYNCPHANEAAFPFYRLFNDIHKFRD